The following nucleotide sequence is from Aneurinibacillus soli.
AACAATTCGCGCTGCATCCGGAAGTTATCAAGGGAGTAACCGAAGGAAACAAAGCCATGGTACATGCAGCATTAAAAGATTCAACAGTCGTAGCCCGCGAGAAAGCTGGCATTGATCTGGTATGGGTAACACAACTCGCCGCCCGCACACCGAACGGAAACACCCCCATTTTAGCCTGCCCCTCAAATCCTTCCTTTGATGGTTTTCCCAACTTACATTATGCCTCAACAAATGAAGCATTACATACAGGAAAAACAGTCGTTTCATGGGAAGTCAACGGGGAAGATGGAAAGCTTCAGGTGAGCGCTCCAATTAAAGATGCGAAAGGGAAAGTGATCGGTGCCGTCGTTGTTGGGCAGCAAACATACCAGCCGCTGCTCAAACGAATTAGTGATCGTTCCGATACGGCCATGTCGATCTTTTTGAAAAATGGAAAAGACTTTTATATCATGACAGACACACAAAAAGACGAAATTGGCCGAAAATTATTCAAAGATTCACACGATAAGTATGCGAAAGATGTAAAGCAAGCCAAAAATATGGCGGAACTCGCTTCCACAAACTCCGATTATAAGACCATCCTTTCATTTTTGAATCAGGTCGCAGACAAAAAAGATTTTACAGAAACGATCCTATTGCAGGGGAAGCCTTATGTATGCAACTTCACCCCACTAACCACCTACAACGGAGAAGTAATAGGGGTTTTAGTGAGCCGTTTTCCCGGACTGCTGAATACAAAAGAAATGATTATGAGTCAAACAAGCACGATGCGCATCCTCTCGTATACAGTCACTATTTGCGTCGTAGTCGTCTCGCTCATCGCCAGTATTTTTTTCTCCCGCAGCATTACCAACCCGATTCAGCAGATGGTCCAATCCGTAGACCAGATTGCGAGAGGAGACTTAACCCGA
It contains:
- a CDS encoding methyl-accepting chemotaxis protein; this translates as MKSIYVKIVSIFSLIILFGMLINTIFSQMMLQKTIGYTEQLLTQQMNDKVQTADTLINTQVENSKKTSTLLAEQFALHPEVIKGVTEGNKAMVHAALKDSTVVAREKAGIDLVWVTQLAARTPNGNTPILACPSNPSFDGFPNLHYASTNEALHTGKTVVSWEVNGEDGKLQVSAPIKDAKGKVIGAVVVGQQTYQPLLKRISDRSDTAMSIFLKNGKDFYIMTDTQKDEIGRKLFKDSHDKYAKDVKQAKNMAELASTNSDYKTILSFLNQVADKKDFTETILLQGKPYVCNFTPLTTYNGEVIGVLVSRFPGLLNTKEMIMSQTSTMRILSYTVTICVVVVSLIASIFFSRSITNPIQQMVQSVDQIARGDLTRKIDVRSKDEVGQLAEYLRAMTESLKKVIQEVSSAAHHVSASSHQLQANIEKTTKAAHQITMSVQHVAQVAENQQQQAEKSTAAIQVMNKKKMSSRNYVCSCGYQEHRDVHGARNILSKAIHEEIRHFDMPTKQKYLRIA